From Pseudomonadota bacterium, a single genomic window includes:
- a CDS encoding PAS domain-containing protein — protein sequence MFLYIGFLFLIGLWVERRSVSGGARGNHPLVYSLSLAIYCTTWTYYGSVGNAATSGMFFLTIYLGPTLMIILWWTILRKLVRLKNSQHITSIADFIAARYGKSQLLAALATIIALVGTVPYIALQLKAVINTFAIITTSTGPAFSWIGDNVGPIVVALMTVFTIIFGVRRLDPTERHQGIVVVVAVESLVKLVTFLAVGIFITYFVFNGFEDIFEHFHRIEQVDLTSGQDNNPSVITWATYMILSMSAIMFLPRQFHISVVENSDENHIRTAMWLFPLYMFLINIFVLPIAKAGILTGLPIQDADTYVLAIPLHYDKPWLALAVFIGGFSAATSMIMISAMTLSTMCTNHLLLPVIDLAHELSFLRRHLLGSRWVAVGMIILSSYWFERIVGPSFSLVRMGIISFTAALQFAPVILGGIFWRRGNKYGAMLGLGAGLILWIHTLIVPSFVKSGWANTQWLESGPWGIGILNPEQLFGLSGLDTMSHAVLWSMFFNIGLYVLGSLCCGVKDEEKRQADNFVDVLSLGTSVSPTYEQTSYVDLEEKKVIINALLCQYFPVREAGSMLKKCMAQVKIKNSETISVLNLADLCNAVEKSLAGTIGSAAAYNALKRKIIFTPAETKALQDAYGEILASLSLTPEDLKKKVDYYKDRENLITTHAEELQEKLIQLKDQIRQRKLSEEALRDSEERLQAILDNTSAIIYLKDTEGKYILINQQFTKIFNVKAEETIGKTDHEIFAAEIATQFWTNDRLALAENRLCQMEETIPQDDGLHYYLSVKFPLYDHATMINGICGISTDITALKKAESQLRRLSGSIMDSQEKERSAIARELHDELGQILTALRLDSKWIQNRLQNADNPGSERAQSMTELIDKTIDEVRGMATRLRPGVLDDLGLIDALEWLTNDLEKRSEFSCTFSHNEVPQVSDAIATAAYRITQEALTNVTRHSGATQVDVALRYQEGALTLAIQDNGQGFDMQKLEESEGLGVTGMKERATLIGGNVAIDSQPGLGTTVYVQIPTQLTDGVLHWAQIIPV from the coding sequence ATGTTTCTGTATATCGGCTTCCTTTTCCTGATCGGCCTATGGGTTGAGCGAAGATCCGTTTCAGGAGGCGCAAGGGGAAACCACCCCCTTGTCTACTCCCTTTCACTGGCAATCTACTGCACCACCTGGACCTATTACGGAAGTGTGGGCAACGCCGCCACCTCAGGGATGTTCTTCCTGACGATTTACCTGGGTCCCACCCTGATGATCATCCTCTGGTGGACAATCTTAAGGAAACTGGTGCGGCTCAAAAACAGCCAGCACATAACCAGCATCGCCGACTTTATTGCCGCACGCTACGGCAAATCACAACTGCTTGCCGCCCTGGCAACAATCATCGCCCTGGTGGGCACCGTGCCCTATATCGCCCTGCAGCTCAAGGCGGTGATCAACACCTTTGCAATCATCACCACGTCAACCGGACCGGCCTTTTCATGGATTGGCGACAATGTCGGGCCAATCGTCGTCGCCCTGATGACCGTTTTCACTATCATCTTCGGGGTCAGACGCCTGGATCCCACGGAAAGGCACCAGGGCATCGTCGTCGTGGTTGCCGTGGAATCCCTGGTAAAACTTGTCACCTTTCTTGCTGTGGGAATTTTCATAACCTATTTCGTCTTTAATGGATTCGAAGACATTTTCGAGCATTTTCATCGCATCGAACAGGTTGATCTTACCAGTGGCCAGGACAACAACCCTTCGGTTATCACCTGGGCAACCTATATGATTCTCAGCATGTCGGCGATCATGTTCCTGCCCCGGCAATTCCATATTTCCGTGGTTGAAAATTCCGACGAAAACCATATCCGCACCGCCATGTGGCTTTTCCCGCTTTACATGTTCCTGATAAACATTTTTGTTCTGCCCATTGCCAAGGCAGGGATTCTCACCGGACTGCCGATTCAGGACGCAGACACCTATGTTCTTGCCATACCGCTCCATTACGACAAGCCCTGGCTGGCTCTGGCGGTTTTCATCGGCGGTTTTTCCGCGGCGACCAGCATGATCATGATCAGCGCCATGACCCTTTCCACCATGTGTACCAATCATCTCTTATTACCGGTTATCGACCTCGCCCACGAACTCTCTTTTCTTCGCAGGCATCTTCTTGGTTCCCGCTGGGTGGCAGTTGGAATGATCATATTGAGCAGCTACTGGTTCGAACGCATCGTCGGCCCGTCTTTTTCCCTGGTCCGCATGGGAATAATTTCCTTTACCGCCGCTCTGCAATTCGCGCCGGTGATCCTTGGCGGCATCTTCTGGCGTCGCGGCAATAAATATGGCGCCATGCTCGGCTTAGGTGCCGGATTAATCCTCTGGATTCATACACTGATAGTTCCTTCCTTTGTTAAAAGCGGCTGGGCCAACACCCAGTGGCTGGAAAGCGGCCCGTGGGGAATCGGCATCCTGAATCCTGAACAGCTCTTCGGACTTTCCGGACTGGATACCATGAGTCACGCGGTTCTCTGGTCGATGTTCTTTAATATTGGCCTCTATGTTCTTGGCTCATTATGCTGTGGCGTCAAGGATGAAGAAAAACGCCAGGCCGACAATTTTGTCGATGTCCTGTCCCTGGGAACCTCGGTGAGCCCGACTTACGAGCAGACTTCCTATGTTGATCTTGAAGAAAAAAAGGTGATCATCAACGCCCTGCTCTGTCAGTATTTCCCGGTCCGTGAAGCAGGATCAATGCTTAAGAAATGCATGGCACAGGTAAAAATAAAAAACAGCGAAACGATCTCGGTTCTCAATCTTGCGGATCTCTGTAATGCGGTTGAAAAATCCCTTGCCGGCACAATCGGCAGCGCCGCCGCTTATAACGCCCTGAAACGGAAAATAATCTTCACTCCTGCGGAAACCAAGGCCCTGCAGGACGCATACGGCGAGATTCTTGCATCGTTAAGCCTTACTCCTGAGGATCTGAAGAAAAAAGTTGATTATTACAAGGACCGGGAAAATCTGATTACAACCCATGCCGAAGAACTCCAGGAAAAGCTTATTCAACTCAAAGATCAGATCCGGCAGAGGAAGCTCTCCGAAGAAGCATTACGGGACAGCGAGGAACGCTTGCAGGCGATACTGGACAATACCTCGGCAATCATCTACCTCAAAGACACCGAGGGTAAATATATCCTCATAAACCAGCAGTTTACAAAAATATTCAATGTTAAGGCCGAAGAAACAATCGGCAAAACAGACCATGAAATTTTTGCAGCGGAAATTGCCACCCAGTTCTGGACAAACGACCGGCTGGCCCTTGCGGAAAACCGGCTGTGCCAGATGGAAGAAACAATACCCCAGGATGACGGCCTCCACTATTATCTTTCAGTAAAATTTCCCCTGTATGACCATGCAACCATGATCAACGGCATCTGCGGCATTTCAACGGACATCACGGCTCTCAAAAAAGCCGAAAGCCAGCTCCGGCGCCTTTCCGGAAGCATCATGGACAGCCAGGAAAAAGAGCGCAGCGCCATTGCCAGGGAACTCCATGATGAACTGGGCCAGATCCTCACCGCCCTGCGCCTGGACTCAAAATGGATTCAGAACCGCCTGCAAAACGCCGACAACCCAGGCTCGGAACGGGCACAGTCGATGACCGAACTCATTGATAAGACCATCGACGAGGTGCGCGGCATGGCCACGCGCCTCCGCCCCGGCGTTCTTGATGATCTTGGCCTTATCGATGCCCTTGAATGGCTCACCAATGATCTGGAAAAGCGCAGCGAATTCTCCTGCACCTTTTCCCATAATGAGGTGCCCCAGGTAAGCGACGCCATTGCAACCGCGGCCTACCGGATTACCCAGGAGGCGCTGACCAACGTCACCAGGCATTCCGGGGCAACCCAGGTGGATGTGGCGCTGAGATACCAGGAAGGGGCTTTAACCCTGGCGATTCAGGATAACGGCCAGGGCTTTGACATGCAGAAGCTTGAAGAATCCGAGGGACTCGGGGTAACCGGCATGAAGGAGCGGGCTACCCTCATCGGCGGCAACGTTGCCATCGACTCACAGCCAGGGCTGGGAACCACGGTGTATGTACAGATCCCCACGCAACTCACCGACGGCGTTCTGCATTGGGCGCAAATCATTCCGGTCTGA